A window from Drosophila miranda strain MSH22 chromosome Y unlocalized genomic scaffold, D.miranda_PacBio2.1 Contig_Y2_pilon, whole genome shotgun sequence encodes these proteins:
- the LOC117193014 gene encoding protein singed wings 2-like, with amino-acid sequence MRLRELLNQYREIVRDAWNVTCTYMQDDELRLAKVLTLTRQDMCNVRAESGTQIHPIDWLNGVLASLIILILGKLAYDYYHYKLVHVTAADSNETRTTTAIEATPSTTMRMTTGYSQSCFNWTSVPEAAGGNCSRLTRSGLLKCYGGMNNLGSLAKLGKPWVHGVRLRISRNVHLENNRISNVDDLENTLWLQNFRLFNLRGNNLRKLHVYALDNALNDNENANLLLLSKNPWHCTCKFGMRLRELLNQYREIVRDAWNVTCTYMQDDELRLAKVLTLTRQDMCNVRAESGTQIHPIDWLNGVLASLIILILGKLAYDYYHYKYYNRVPWIVMKMP; translated from the exons ATGCGGCTGCGCGAGCTACTGAACCAGTACCGGGAAATTGTGAGGGATGCCTGGAATGTGACGTGCACCTACATGCAGGACGACGAGCTGCGGCTGGCCAAGGTGCTGACCCTCACCCGCCAGGACATGTGCAACGTGCGTGCGGAGAGTGGTACGCAGATCCATCCCATCGACTGGCTGAACGGCGTGCTGGCCAGCCTCATCATCCTCATTCTGGGAAAGCTTGCCTACGACTATTATCACTACAA ACTCGTCCACGTCACCGCTGCTGACAGCAATGAGACGAGAACGACGACAGCGATTGAGGCCACCCCGAGCACGACCATGCGGATGACCACCGGCTACAGTCAGAGCTGCTTCAACTGGACCTCAGTGCCAGAGGCAGCGGGGGGCAACTGTTCCAGACTGACCCGGAGCGGACTCCTCAAATGCTACGGCGGCATGAACAACCTGGGGTCTTTGGC GAAGCTGGGAAAGCCG TGGGTTCACGGAGTTCGCCTTCGAATTTCCCGAAATGTGCATCTGGAGAACAACCGCATCTCCAATGTGGACGACCTGGAGAACACGCTTTGGCTGCAGAACTTCCGCCTCTTCAACCTGCGTGGCAACAACCTGAGGAAGCTGCATGTCTACGCACTGGACAACGCGCTGAACGACAATGAGAACGCCAATCTGTTGCTGCTCAGCAAGAATCCGTGGCATTGCACCTGCAAGTTTGGGATGCGGCTGCGCGAGCTACTGAACCAGTACCGGGAAATTGTGAGGGATGCCTGGAATGTGACGTGCACCTACATGCAGGACGACGAGCTGCGGCTGGCCAAGGTGCTGACCCTCACCCGCCAGGACATGTGCAACGTGCGTGCGGAGAGTGGTACGCAGATCCATCCCATCGACTGGCTGAACGGCGTGCTGGCCAGCCTCATCATCCTCATTCTGGGAAAGCTTGCCTACGACTATTATCACTACAAGTATTACAACCGTGTTCCTTGGATAGTCATGAAGATGCCGTGA
- the LOC108159825 gene encoding uncharacterized protein LOC108159825, whose translation MSATLFSSLLVILVFLNGAIAAPRPAPLLVPRIDSEDFQLEPEDNKYTLRIYYPDGTTREETVEEIAPGVFQVKGSLSQTFPDQGLVLEVFYEAGPNGYVAKYKYGTTTTPTLGLPPSVLKSTAG comes from the exons ATGTCTGCTACGCTGTTTAGTTCG CTGCTAGTAATTCTAGTTTTTCTGAATGGGGCAATCGCGGCGCCTCGGCCTGCTCCCCTGCTTGTGCCGCGCATCGACTCCGAAGATTTCCAACTCGAGCCGGAGGATAACAAGTACACTTTGAG GATATATTATCCGGATGGGACGACTCGTGAGGAGACCGTGGAGGAGATTGCTCCGGGAGTGTTTCAGGTCAAGGGCTCTTTGAGTCAGACGTTTCCAGATCAGGGCCTCGTCTTAGAGGTCTTCTATGAGGCTGGACCCAATGGCTATGTGGCCAAGTACAAATACGGGACGACCACGACTCCTACATTGGGGCTTCCTCCCAGTGTTCTGAAATCAACTGCCGGATAA
- the LOC108159820 gene encoding uncharacterized protein LOC108159820 isoform X2: MILFVYDTECLKDEADDPIKAVLYFHPSWVSDYQKVALCGQLMGTTYFLRDCFFKPRVLALQNGKFVLKEFGRFTLAVGTDRNISDENLEHRAELLSSLLKFFHRDLQTLYDQYAQPPALNTRNLCDKLYQIFATYLPMMHRNGDTFQNVPRLRMPKTASHIFLEAIQVLQSCQETKGILGGVILYHNKVVASQLSDVVTKKLVLTDPRHIRNAAEQLTTQQFHVPYGVQMMVVYLDQKQYRQMVADAQRAQNLLMITSQTQSGMPYQSAKRKLKRDKSLIFTHIPEDEAAPVEPLATMPTARPKSMRPTFLPLRHKNMHSRELPETSTGINFDETDSYPEYIGRTSVCNTPMTENKVLPVATVMSICANPEEEPVVNDCSNFSGKAESRRQSLKADVEKFFSNFIINPSKQFTRRKSSADLQDALRAISKKICSFTPNFRPDVNRNGSGNGSGSSSDELSSPSPDYSEYDENSSARTINDPKYPVFIANGKQISRNLFHQFLDQYYKLWGVASAQAHHDAELAALVAEFQEFNKEVKKLDEHMRQQALAEGSDDPNLNLESRQLVKSPMEKSAMSLPLKPAGDLCFGEPSAAAPLQRGAGRSGAGAVPLTPLMAKLSVLALSETPSIEILTPLTSSMAFPYRSSMKCEDAMVAFAALSIVSVNPAPSLANGMQRTELYSCGQKNMTLLLLMEEGTSQKQDVVQKMFDICVAKFPHMESQLSQTLSVNLEGDMPDYSNYSFMCVDAKWDVLERSGPWNSLELKVVESMHTADADGKHGGLTDLILRSQDSVYYGHKCGRTEFYYKEPTHQINGIPPPSDPVSNIQNRAKAQLERDHSYMLF, encoded by the exons ATGATTTTGTTTGTCTACGACACCGAGTGCCTGAAGGATGAGGCGGATGATCCGATTAAGGCGGTGCTCTACTTCCATCCCAGCTGGGTATCCGACTACCAGAAGGTGGCCCTCTGCGGACAGCTGATGGGAACAACGTACTTCCTCAGGGACTGCTTCTTCAAGCCCCGTGTTTTGGCCCTGCAGAATGGAAAGTTTGTGCTCAAGGAATTTGGACGCTTCACCCTG GCCGTCGGAACGGATCGGAATATTAGTGATGAGAACCTGGAACATCGCGCGGAACTGCTGAGCTCTTTGCTTAAGTTCTTTCATCGTGACCTGCAGACGCTGTACGACCAGTACGCGCAGCCTCCAGCCCTGAACACCAGGAATCTGTGCGACAAACTGTACCAGATCTTCGCGACATATTTGCCCATGATGCACCGCAACGGAGACACATTCCAGAACGTTCCTAGACTTCGCATGCCCAAG ACCGCCAGTCACATCTTCCTGGAGGCCATACAGGTGCTGCAAAGTTGCCAGGAGACAAAGGGCATTCTGGGCGGAGTCATTCTCTATCACAACAA GGTGGTGGCCTCGCAGCTGAGCGACGTGGTGACCAAGAAACTGGTCCTGACCGATCCTCGTCACATCCGCAacgccgcagagcagctgacaACGCAACAGTTTCACGTTCCCTATGGCGTTCAGATGATGGTGGTCTACTTGGATCAGAAGCAGTATCGACAAATGGTTGCGGATGCACAGCGGGCCCAGAACCTGCTGATGATTACGTCGCAGACACAGAGCGGGATGCCCTATCAGAGTGCCAAGCGGAAGCTGAAGAGGGACAAGTCCCTGATATTCACACACATTCCCGAGGACGAGGCGGCCCCGGTGGAGCCTTTGGCGACAATGCCAACAGCCCGACCCAAGTCGATGAGGCCCACGTTCCTGCCCCTGCGGCACAAGAACATGCACAGTAGGGAGCTGCCCGAGACCAGCACTGGGATCAACTTTGACGAGACCGACTCGTATCCCGAGTATATTGGACGCACTAGTGTGTGCAACACACCCATGACGGAGAACAAGGTCCTGCCTGTGGCCACTGTGATGTCTATCTGCGCCAATCCCGAGGAGGAGCCAGTCGTCAATGATTGCTCCAACTTTAGTGGGAAGGCAGAGTCGCGCCGTCAATCCCTGAAGGCGGATGTCGAGAAGTTCTTCTCGAACTTTATTATCAATCCGAGCAAGCAGTTTACCCGCCGCAAGTCCTCCGCTGACCTGCAAGACGCCCTGCGAGCCATCTCAAAAAAGATATGTAGCTTTACACCAAACTTTAGACCGGATGTCAACCGGAATGGGAGCGGCaacggcagtggcagcagcagtgaTGAGCTGTCTTCGCCCTCGCCCGACTACTCGGAGTACGATGAGAATAGCAGTGCCCGGACCATCAACGACCCCAAATACCCGGTCTTTATCGCCAACGGCAAGCAGATCTCGCGCAACCTGTTCCATCAGTTTCTCGATCAGTATTACAAGCTGTGGGGCGTCGCCAGTGCGCAAGCCCACCACGATGCCGAGCTGGCCGCTCTTGTGGCCGAGTTCCAAGAATTCAACAAGGAAGTCAAAAAGCTGGACGAGCACATGCGTCAGCAGGCACTGGCTGAAGGTTCGGACGATCCGAATCTCAATCTTGAATCCCGACAACTGGTCAAGTCGCCGATGGAAAAGAGCGCCATGAGTCTCCCTCTCAAGCCAGCGGGTGATTTGTGCTTCGGAGAGCCATCTGCAGCTGCTCCCCTTCAACGAGGCGCCGGACGGAGCGGAGCTGGTGCCGTGCCCTTGACTCCCCTCATGGCCAAACTCTCGGTGTTGGCCCTCAGCGAGACACCTTCCATCGAGATCCTGACGCCTCTGACTAGCAGCATGGCCTTTCCATACCGCAGTTCTAtgaagtgtgaggacgcaatGGTCGCCTTTGCTGCACTGTCCATTGTTTCGGTGAATCCAGCTCCTAGCCTGGCGAATGGCATGCAGCGTACGGAACTGTATTCCTGTGGACAGAAGAACATGACGTTGCTCCTGCTCATGGAGGAGGGGACCTCGCAGAAGCAGGACGTTGTCCAGAAGATG TTTGACATTTGCGTGGCGAAATTTCCCCACATGGAATCTCAATTGAGTCAAACACTGAGTGTCAATCTGGAGGGCGATATGCCTGATTACAGCAACTACAGCTTCATGTGCGTGGATGCCAAGTGGGATGTGCTGGAGCGTAGTGGACCGTGGAATTCGTTGGAGCTGAAAGTTGTCGAGAGCATGCATACCGCTGATGCCGATGGGAAGCACGGTGGGCTGACGGACTTGATTTTACG ATCCCAGGATTCCGTTTACTATGGCCACAAGTGCGGACGGACAGAGTTCTACTACAAGGAGCCGACCCACCAAATCAACGGCATACCACCGCCCTCGGATCCAGTAAGCAACATACAGAACCGCGCCAAGGCGCAACTGGAGCGTGACCACTCCTACATGCTATTCTAG
- the LOC108159820 gene encoding uncharacterized protein LOC108159820 isoform X1 produces the protein MGSKETMILFVYDTECLKDEADDPIKAVLYFHPSWVSDYQKVALCGQLMGTTYFLRDCFFKPRVLALQNGKFVLKEFGRFTLAVGTDRNISDENLEHRAELLSSLLKFFHRDLQTLYDQYAQPPALNTRNLCDKLYQIFATYLPMMHRNGDTFQNVPRLRMPKTASHIFLEAIQVLQSCQETKGILGGVILYHNKVVASQLSDVVTKKLVLTDPRHIRNAAEQLTTQQFHVPYGVQMMVVYLDQKQYRQMVADAQRAQNLLMITSQTQSGMPYQSAKRKLKRDKSLIFTHIPEDEAAPVEPLATMPTARPKSMRPTFLPLRHKNMHSRELPETSTGINFDETDSYPEYIGRTSVCNTPMTENKVLPVATVMSICANPEEEPVVNDCSNFSGKAESRRQSLKADVEKFFSNFIINPSKQFTRRKSSADLQDALRAISKKICSFTPNFRPDVNRNGSGNGSGSSSDELSSPSPDYSEYDENSSARTINDPKYPVFIANGKQISRNLFHQFLDQYYKLWGVASAQAHHDAELAALVAEFQEFNKEVKKLDEHMRQQALAEGSDDPNLNLESRQLVKSPMEKSAMSLPLKPAGDLCFGEPSAAAPLQRGAGRSGAGAVPLTPLMAKLSVLALSETPSIEILTPLTSSMAFPYRSSMKCEDAMVAFAALSIVSVNPAPSLANGMQRTELYSCGQKNMTLLLLMEEGTSQKQDVVQKMFDICVAKFPHMESQLSQTLSVNLEGDMPDYSNYSFMCVDAKWDVLERSGPWNSLELKVVESMHTADADGKHGGLTDLILRSQDSVYYGHKCGRTEFYYKEPTHQINGIPPPSDPVSNIQNRAKAQLERDHSYMLF, from the exons ATGGGCTCTAA GGAAACAATGATTTTGTTTGTCTACGACACCGAGTGCCTGAAGGATGAGGCGGATGATCCGATTAAGGCGGTGCTCTACTTCCATCCCAGCTGGGTATCCGACTACCAGAAGGTGGCCCTCTGCGGACAGCTGATGGGAACAACGTACTTCCTCAGGGACTGCTTCTTCAAGCCCCGTGTTTTGGCCCTGCAGAATGGAAAGTTTGTGCTCAAGGAATTTGGACGCTTCACCCTG GCCGTCGGAACGGATCGGAATATTAGTGATGAGAACCTGGAACATCGCGCGGAACTGCTGAGCTCTTTGCTTAAGTTCTTTCATCGTGACCTGCAGACGCTGTACGACCAGTACGCGCAGCCTCCAGCCCTGAACACCAGGAATCTGTGCGACAAACTGTACCAGATCTTCGCGACATATTTGCCCATGATGCACCGCAACGGAGACACATTCCAGAACGTTCCTAGACTTCGCATGCCCAAG ACCGCCAGTCACATCTTCCTGGAGGCCATACAGGTGCTGCAAAGTTGCCAGGAGACAAAGGGCATTCTGGGCGGAGTCATTCTCTATCACAACAA GGTGGTGGCCTCGCAGCTGAGCGACGTGGTGACCAAGAAACTGGTCCTGACCGATCCTCGTCACATCCGCAacgccgcagagcagctgacaACGCAACAGTTTCACGTTCCCTATGGCGTTCAGATGATGGTGGTCTACTTGGATCAGAAGCAGTATCGACAAATGGTTGCGGATGCACAGCGGGCCCAGAACCTGCTGATGATTACGTCGCAGACACAGAGCGGGATGCCCTATCAGAGTGCCAAGCGGAAGCTGAAGAGGGACAAGTCCCTGATATTCACACACATTCCCGAGGACGAGGCGGCCCCGGTGGAGCCTTTGGCGACAATGCCAACAGCCCGACCCAAGTCGATGAGGCCCACGTTCCTGCCCCTGCGGCACAAGAACATGCACAGTAGGGAGCTGCCCGAGACCAGCACTGGGATCAACTTTGACGAGACCGACTCGTATCCCGAGTATATTGGACGCACTAGTGTGTGCAACACACCCATGACGGAGAACAAGGTCCTGCCTGTGGCCACTGTGATGTCTATCTGCGCCAATCCCGAGGAGGAGCCAGTCGTCAATGATTGCTCCAACTTTAGTGGGAAGGCAGAGTCGCGCCGTCAATCCCTGAAGGCGGATGTCGAGAAGTTCTTCTCGAACTTTATTATCAATCCGAGCAAGCAGTTTACCCGCCGCAAGTCCTCCGCTGACCTGCAAGACGCCCTGCGAGCCATCTCAAAAAAGATATGTAGCTTTACACCAAACTTTAGACCGGATGTCAACCGGAATGGGAGCGGCaacggcagtggcagcagcagtgaTGAGCTGTCTTCGCCCTCGCCCGACTACTCGGAGTACGATGAGAATAGCAGTGCCCGGACCATCAACGACCCCAAATACCCGGTCTTTATCGCCAACGGCAAGCAGATCTCGCGCAACCTGTTCCATCAGTTTCTCGATCAGTATTACAAGCTGTGGGGCGTCGCCAGTGCGCAAGCCCACCACGATGCCGAGCTGGCCGCTCTTGTGGCCGAGTTCCAAGAATTCAACAAGGAAGTCAAAAAGCTGGACGAGCACATGCGTCAGCAGGCACTGGCTGAAGGTTCGGACGATCCGAATCTCAATCTTGAATCCCGACAACTGGTCAAGTCGCCGATGGAAAAGAGCGCCATGAGTCTCCCTCTCAAGCCAGCGGGTGATTTGTGCTTCGGAGAGCCATCTGCAGCTGCTCCCCTTCAACGAGGCGCCGGACGGAGCGGAGCTGGTGCCGTGCCCTTGACTCCCCTCATGGCCAAACTCTCGGTGTTGGCCCTCAGCGAGACACCTTCCATCGAGATCCTGACGCCTCTGACTAGCAGCATGGCCTTTCCATACCGCAGTTCTAtgaagtgtgaggacgcaatGGTCGCCTTTGCTGCACTGTCCATTGTTTCGGTGAATCCAGCTCCTAGCCTGGCGAATGGCATGCAGCGTACGGAACTGTATTCCTGTGGACAGAAGAACATGACGTTGCTCCTGCTCATGGAGGAGGGGACCTCGCAGAAGCAGGACGTTGTCCAGAAGATG TTTGACATTTGCGTGGCGAAATTTCCCCACATGGAATCTCAATTGAGTCAAACACTGAGTGTCAATCTGGAGGGCGATATGCCTGATTACAGCAACTACAGCTTCATGTGCGTGGATGCCAAGTGGGATGTGCTGGAGCGTAGTGGACCGTGGAATTCGTTGGAGCTGAAAGTTGTCGAGAGCATGCATACCGCTGATGCCGATGGGAAGCACGGTGGGCTGACGGACTTGATTTTACG ATCCCAGGATTCCGTTTACTATGGCCACAAGTGCGGACGGACAGAGTTCTACTACAAGGAGCCGACCCACCAAATCAACGGCATACCACCGCCCTCGGATCCAGTAAGCAACATACAGAACCGCGCCAAGGCGCAACTGGAGCGTGACCACTCCTACATGCTATTCTAG
- the LOC117192637 gene encoding protein singed wings 2-like has product MHHILPRTHIPLYTVNCSHMQFHSLPAYQQENTTTLTINDNLISDINPLRDNPHYRHVVDVHLENNRISNVDDLENTF; this is encoded by the exons ATGCACCACATCCTGCCCAGGACCCATATTCCGCTCTACACGGTCAATTGCTCCCATATGCAATTCCACAGCCTGCCCGCCTATCAGCAGGAGAACACAACAACGCTGACCATCAACGATAATCTG ATCAGCGACATAAATCCGCTACGGGATAATCCCCATTACCGTCATGTGGTGGATGTGCATCTGGAGAACAACCGCATCTCCAATGTGGACGACCTGGAGAACACGTTTTGA